A region of Anolis carolinensis isolate JA03-04 unplaced genomic scaffold, rAnoCar3.1.pri scaffold_7, whole genome shotgun sequence DNA encodes the following proteins:
- the tmem132e gene encoding transmembrane protein 132E, translated as MAGPRPPLLLLLLFACCLGAHAQPKAHPTGPPPTETPPPAPAAATLPVTFRLSNARLAFFLRPTTPPAPPDNASRSEPFVVFQTQEVPVVNASLGPLVAGQAVPRELLQPPSALEVPDRLTVNWKVRASIVRARVPADEPSAQVFFYVAGRDWDAAEPPRERLPCVRLHAFREALELRAACRLRGPLAACLAQAPLPRAWFAPPAGTQPDPPAVELYYTLLLHGNGGGGDCEGEAGGRGGHPGARAEGPTQHPLLRIGSLRLAPPPPGPPAQEQRLDDHLLLRLPHGPLRPGDLLRVALLRARNSSVQQFTLRVKAKKGVNLLATRTRHPNWLLNAEIQAGSKHATSSVDVSWIGAPDREEEEEEGPYEVMQLDFEMENFTSQSVTRRIMWHVDYRGRSPPPDLEKAVTELTVLQKDIRAILPLAMDTEIINTAILTGRTVAIPVKVIAIEVTGVILDVSGSVRCKSSNEDIIKVSNGCDYVFVSGKETGGSMNAGVSFGYEHLSALLEVTVWVPRIPLRVELSDPHLSQVKGWRIPIVADRRSVRESEDDEEEEEEERRQSRGCALQFQRASLRVFTQFHTTSAEGSDQVVTMLGPEWLVEVTDLVGDFMRVDDPRVARLVDTRTLAGREPGTTLFKVVSPLTEAVLGEAAVTVSEEKVSLMALKAQLVSNLSLSLQPSPGSSHTIVAKASAQQALSLPKQEALLSLWVSYSDGTTAPLSLYDTRDYTLVLSSQDPSVVSVVPGGSFPLVRAEGEGSGELVKAELTICEACQKTKRKSTLATAVAGVQVRFPSEEEPTYDYEPVQTPKESGGDGHTTTRLDVSWRLVPPSPETRLPSAVLPTKDFPTLPTGYVQVPRGLTDLEIGMYALLGVFCLAILVFLINCIVFVLKYRHKRIPPEGQTNMDHSHHWVFLGNGQPLRAQAELATPPADPLEGVPSCCHGDHHSSGGSSQTSVQSQVHGRGDGSSGGSTRDQSEDPLHSPTSKRKRVKFTTFATMPSEEMGYDSVPVADEEDLEWVCQDVGLQDPEELHNYIHRIKEMA; from the exons CCCAGCCCAAGGCCCACCCCACGGGACCGCCGCCCACCGAGACCCCTCCCCCGGCGCCCGCGGCGGCCACCCTGCCGGTCACCTTCCGCCTGTCCAACGCCCGGCTGGCCTTCTTCCTGCGCCCGACCACGCCCCCGGCCCCTCCGGACAACGCCAGCCGGTCGGAGCCCTTCGTGGTCTTCCAGACGCAGGAGGTTCCGGTGGTGAACGCCTCGCTGGGCCCCCTGGTGGCGGGGCAGGCCGTGCCGCGGGAGCTGCTCCAGCCGCCCAGCGCCCTGGAGGTGCCCGACCGGCTGACGGTCAACTGGAAGGTGCGGGCGTCCATCGTGCGGGCGCGGGTGCCGGCCGACGAGCCCTCGGCCCAGGTCTTCTTCTACGTGGCCGGGCGCGACTGGGACGCCGCCGAGCCCCCCCGCGAGCGCCTGCCCTGCGTGCGCCTGCACGCCTTCCGCGAGGCCCTCGAGCTGCGCGCCGCCTGCCGCCTCCGGGGCCCCCTGGCCGCCTGCCTGGCCCAGGCCCCCCTGCCCCGCGCCTGGTTCGCCCCCCCCGCCGGCACCCAGCCCGACCCCCCCGCCGTGGAGCTCTACTACACGCTGCTCTTGCACGGCAATGGCGGGGGCGGGGACTGCGAGGGCGAggccggggggcggggggggcacCCCGGGGCGCGGGCCGAGGGCCCCACCCAGCACCCCCTCCTGCGCATCGGCAGCCTgcgcctggccccgcccccgcccggCCCCCCCGCCCAGGAGCAGCGCCTGGACGACCACCTGCTCCTGCGCCTCCCCCACGGGCCCCTCCGCCCCGGGGACCTCCTCCGCGTGGCCCTCCTCCGCGCACGGAACTCCTCCGTCCAGCAGTTCACGCTCAG GGTGAAGGCCAAGAAGGGGGTGAACCTGCTGGCGACTCGAACCCGGCACCCCAACTGGCTGCTCAACGCAGAGATCCAGGCGGGCAGCAAGCACGCCACCTCCAGCGTGGACGTCTCCTGGATCGGGGCCCCAGACAG ggaggaggaggaggaggagggtcccTATGAGGTCATGCAGCTGGACTTTGAGATGGAGAACTTCACCAGCCAGTCGGTCACTCGGCGGATCATGTGGCACGTGGACTACCGGGGCCGCAGCCCCCCGCCCGACCTGGAGAAGGCCGTGACCGAGCTGACCGTCCTCCAGAAGGACATCCGGGCCATCCTGCCCCTGGCCATG GACACCGAGATCATCAACACGGCCATCCTGACCGGCCGGACGGTGGCCATCCCGGTGAAGGTCATCGCCATCGAGGTCACCGGGGTCATCCTGGACGTCTCCGGGTCAGTACGGTGCAAATCCAGCAACGAAGACATCATCAAG GTCTCCAACGGCTGCGACTACGTCTTTGTGAGCGGGAAGGAGACGGGGGGCTCCATGAACGCGGGGGTCTCCTTCGGCTACGAGCACCTCAGCGCCCTCCTGGAGGTGACCGTCTGGGTGCCCCGCATCCCACTCCGCGTCGAGCTCTCTGACCCTCATCTCAGCCAGGTCAAAGGCTGGAGGATCCCCATCGTGGCCGACCGCAG GTCTGTCCGGGAGAGCGAGgatgacgaggaggaggaggaggaggagcggcgcCAGAGCCGGGGCTGCGCCCTCCAGTTCCAGCGCGCCTCCCTGCGCGTCTTCACCCAGTTCCACACCACATCCGCCGAAGGCAGCGACCAGGTGGTCACCATGCTGGGCCCCGAGTGGCTGGTGGAGGTGACCGACCTGGTGGGGGACTTCATGCGGGTGGACGACCCCCGGGTGGCCCGCCTGGTGGACACCCGGACCCTGGCCGGACGGGAGCCCGGCACCACCCTCTTCAAG GTGGTCTCCCCGCTGACGGAGGCGGTGCTGGGGGAGGCGGCAGTGACGGTGTCGGAGGAGAAGGTCTCCCTGATGGCGCTGAAGGCCCAGCTGGTCTccaacctctctctctccctgcagcCCAGTCCGGGCAGCAGCCACACCATCGTGGCCAAAGCCAGTGCCCAGCAGGCCCTCAGCCTCCCAAAGCAG GAGGCCTTGCTGAGCCTTTGGGTCTCCTACAGCGACGGCACCACGGCCCCGCTCTCCTTGTACGACACGCGGGACTACACGCTGGTGCTGAGCAGCCAGGATCCCTCGGTGGTCTCAGTGGTGCCGGGAGGGTCCTTCCCGCTGGTCCGGGCTGAGGGCGAGGGCTCCGGCGAGCTGGTGAAGGCTGAGCTGACCATCTGCGAGGCCTGCCAGAAGACCAAGCGCAAGAGCACCTTGGCCACCGCCGTGGCGGGCGTCCAGGTCCGCTTCCCCTCCGAGGAGGAGCCCACCTACGACTACGAGCCGGTCCAGACCCCGAAGGAGAGCGGAGGTGATGGCCACACCACGACACGGCTGGATGTTTCCTGGCGCCTGGTGCCACCCAGCCCAGAGACCCGCTTACCCAGCGCGGTGCTCCCAACGAAGGACTTCCCCACACTCCCCACCGGCTATGTCCAAGTCCCCCGCGGCCTGACGGACCTGGAGATTGGCATGTACGCCCTCCTGGGGGTCTTCTGCCTGGCCATCTTGGTCTTCCTCATCAACTGCATCGTCTTTGTGCTCAAGTACCGGCACAAGCGCATCCCGCCTGAAGGCCAGACCAACATGGACCACTCGCACCACTGGGTCTTCCTGGGCAATGGGCAGCCCCTGCGGGCACAGGCTGAGCTGGCCACCCCACCGGCCGACCCGCTGGAGGGCGTCCCAAGCTGCTGCCATGGCGACCACCACAGCAGTGGGGGCTCCTCACAGACCAGTGTCCAGAGCCAGGTCCACGGCCGCGGGGACGGTTCCTCGGGTGGCTCGACCCGCGACCAGAGTGAGGACCCGCTCCACTCGCCCACCTCCAAGCGCAAGCGGGTCAAGTTCACCACCTTTGCCACCATGCCGTCCGAGGAGATGGGCTACGACTCCGTCCCCGTGGCCGACGAGGAGGACCTGGAGTGGGTCTGCCAGGACGTGGGACTTCAGGACCCCGAGGAGCTCCACAACTACATCCACAGGATCAAGGAGATGGCATAA